One Synechococcus sp. CC9605 genomic window carries:
- a CDS encoding DUF1517 domain-containing protein, which translates to MGAAVATPRLLTRSRRLLASLLLPLIIVGLCLFQAQPADAARGGRMGGGSFRAPSMPRSGGSYGGGSYGGGYRGGGYRGGGLGFPFLIPIFGFGGGGLFGLLILMAVAGVLVNALRGVGNAPSIGGAAAAPAMPRNVNMIQVQLGLLASAKSLQEDLRSLAASSDTSSSAGLQRLLQETTLALLRQPDLWVYANAESGSVPFSSAESTFNRLSMNERSKLDAELTSNVGGQRTSDSSNSTGDADATNEFIVVTLLVASAASAKLPGADTGEDLRQTLRILGSTASSELMALEVIWQPEGRGDVLSANDLVTAYPNLQHL; encoded by the coding sequence GTGGGCGCTGCTGTGGCCACTCCCCGACTGTTGACACGATCCCGACGACTGCTCGCATCACTGCTTTTGCCGCTGATAATTGTGGGGCTCTGCCTGTTCCAGGCACAGCCGGCTGATGCCGCCCGCGGTGGGCGAATGGGCGGGGGCAGTTTCCGCGCTCCCTCGATGCCGAGATCAGGTGGCAGCTACGGGGGTGGAAGCTACGGCGGCGGTTACCGCGGGGGTGGCTACCGCGGCGGCGGACTGGGCTTCCCCTTCCTCATCCCCATCTTCGGCTTCGGCGGTGGTGGACTGTTTGGTCTGCTGATCCTTATGGCGGTTGCAGGCGTGCTGGTGAACGCCCTTCGTGGCGTTGGCAATGCCCCTTCGATCGGTGGTGCTGCTGCGGCTCCGGCCATGCCGCGCAACGTGAACATGATTCAGGTGCAGTTGGGCCTGCTGGCCAGTGCCAAATCCCTACAGGAAGATCTGCGCTCCTTGGCCGCCTCTTCAGACACCAGCAGTTCCGCAGGTCTGCAAAGGCTGCTGCAGGAAACAACCCTGGCCCTGCTGCGCCAACCGGACCTCTGGGTTTACGCCAATGCCGAGAGCGGCAGTGTTCCCTTCAGTTCAGCTGAATCGACGTTCAATCGCCTCTCGATGAACGAGCGCAGCAAGCTGGACGCTGAGCTCACCAGCAACGTCGGCGGACAGCGGACGTCGGACTCGAGTAACAGCACTGGAGACGCTGATGCCACCAACGAATTCATCGTTGTGACCTTGCTGGTGGCCTCCGCGGCATCGGCCAAGCTCCCCGGGGCCGATACCGGGGAAGATCTGCGCCAGACCCTGCGCATTCTTGGTTCGACAGCCTCCAGTGAGCTCATGGCCCTGGAAGTGATCTGGCAACCGGAAGGCCGTGGAGATGTGCTGAGCGCTAACGACCTGGTAACGGCTTACCCCAACCTCCAGCACCTCTGA
- the thiS gene encoding sulfur carrier protein ThiS: MLLTLMVNGETRVLDPAPEPASLEAVVASLANNPQLVVAEHNGVIAPRSRWDSIVVKNDDTLEIVTIVGGGS; this comes from the coding sequence ATGCTTCTCACCCTGATGGTCAACGGTGAAACCCGCGTGCTGGATCCAGCACCGGAGCCCGCCAGCCTTGAGGCCGTTGTTGCCTCGCTGGCCAACAACCCCCAGCTGGTGGTCGCCGAGCACAACGGCGTGATCGCACCCCGCAGCCGCTGGGACAGCATCGTGGTGAAGAATGACGACACCCTTGAGATCGTCACCATCGTTGGTGGTGGTTCCTAA
- a CDS encoding thiamine phosphate synthase, which translates to MNPTPSETSLDPRVARLIDANLDRAREGLRVVEDWCRFGLEQQDLVVRLKDWRQRLGRLHHDSYKQARSTSTDTGAGLKHPAQLDRHSPDRVVAANCARAQEALRVLEEYGRTIDPALAAEAAAIRYGLYDLEVTCLNATLGARRRNKLKDACLCLITTPCDDLTDRVEAALRNGVGMVQYRCKAGNDRERLQEAQQLRQLCNKFGALLLINDRVDLALAVDADGVHLGQEDMPSEVARDLLGVDRLLGRSTHSIDQVHQAQQEPIDYLGFGPIHSTAVKPERNPVGVELLAKATAISQRPVFAIGGITPANLPALLMAGGQRAAVIGAIMHSEDSGQATRHLLQQLDQATI; encoded by the coding sequence ATGAATCCAACCCCAAGCGAGACATCACTGGATCCACGAGTGGCACGCCTAATCGACGCCAACCTCGATCGTGCCCGGGAAGGCCTGAGGGTGGTCGAAGACTGGTGCCGCTTCGGGCTGGAGCAACAGGATTTGGTGGTGCGCCTCAAGGACTGGCGGCAACGGCTGGGGCGACTGCATCACGACAGCTACAAGCAGGCCCGCTCCACCAGCACCGACACCGGCGCCGGACTGAAGCATCCGGCCCAACTCGATCGCCACAGCCCCGATCGCGTGGTGGCGGCCAACTGCGCCCGGGCGCAGGAGGCGCTGCGGGTGCTGGAGGAATACGGCCGCACCATCGATCCTGCGCTGGCCGCTGAAGCCGCAGCGATCCGCTACGGGCTTTACGACCTGGAGGTGACCTGCCTCAACGCAACCCTGGGAGCAAGGCGACGCAACAAGCTCAAGGACGCTTGCCTTTGCCTGATCACGACTCCCTGCGATGACCTGACCGATCGGGTGGAGGCCGCCCTGCGGAATGGCGTGGGGATGGTGCAGTACCGCTGCAAAGCGGGGAACGATCGCGAACGCCTGCAGGAGGCTCAGCAGCTCAGGCAGCTCTGCAACAAATTCGGGGCGCTGTTGTTGATCAATGACCGTGTCGACCTGGCCCTAGCGGTGGATGCGGATGGGGTGCACCTCGGCCAGGAGGACATGCCCAGCGAGGTGGCCCGCGATCTGTTGGGCGTTGATCGACTCCTGGGCCGCAGCACCCACAGCATCGATCAGGTTCATCAGGCTCAGCAGGAGCCGATCGACTACCTCGGCTTCGGCCCGATCCATTCCACAGCCGTCAAACCCGAACGGAACCCTGTGGGTGTGGAGCTCTTGGCCAAGGCCACAGCGATCAGCCAACGCCCCGTCTTCGCCATCGGTGGAATCACTCCTGCCAACCTGCCGGCACTGCTCATGGCCGGGGGCCAGCGCGCGGCGGTGATCGGCGCGATCATGCATTCCGAAGACAGCGGGCAGGCCACTCGACACCTGCTCCAGCAGCTGGACCAAGCCACGATCTGA
- a CDS encoding bifunctional riboflavin kinase/FAD synthetase: protein MIPLCSPEEARRPTALALGSFDGLHAGHRRVIAEAIQGSPEDAVASVVSFWPHPREVLFGEARLRLDLPSEKLALLEPLGIQQLVLVPFTRELAQLSAEDFVTSVLLNTLQARRIAVGTNFRFGHQRRGDAEMLERLAARSCVEVKVVPIVEDGEGRMSSSRIRAALDQADLATAKALLGRAYRFQGRVVRGRGLGHELGWPTANLQVDGRKALPGLGVYAAWAQLDGDGDQLPAVMNLGPQPTIDPTSPSAVEVHLLDQSLELEGRQLGVEPVQRLRGQTKFSGLEELSSQIGRDAAQAREILQTGSQATVG, encoded by the coding sequence TTGATCCCGCTCTGCTCTCCAGAGGAAGCCCGACGGCCCACTGCCCTAGCGCTGGGGAGTTTCGATGGCCTGCATGCCGGCCATCGCCGCGTGATCGCCGAGGCCATCCAAGGCAGCCCAGAGGATGCCGTTGCCTCGGTGGTGAGCTTCTGGCCCCATCCCCGTGAGGTGCTGTTCGGGGAGGCACGCCTGAGGCTGGATCTACCCAGCGAAAAACTCGCTCTGCTGGAACCGCTGGGAATCCAGCAACTCGTGCTGGTGCCATTCACCCGCGAGCTCGCTCAGCTGAGTGCGGAGGACTTCGTCACCAGCGTGCTGCTGAACACGCTTCAGGCCCGGCGCATTGCCGTGGGCACCAACTTCCGCTTCGGTCATCAGCGGCGCGGTGACGCCGAGATGCTGGAGCGGCTGGCGGCTCGCAGCTGCGTTGAGGTGAAGGTGGTGCCTATTGTTGAGGACGGGGAGGGCCGGATGAGCAGCAGCCGCATCCGCGCGGCCCTCGACCAGGCCGACCTCGCCACCGCCAAAGCCTTGCTGGGCCGGGCCTACCGCTTTCAGGGACGGGTGGTTCGGGGCCGAGGCCTGGGGCATGAACTGGGCTGGCCCACCGCCAATCTCCAGGTGGATGGGCGCAAGGCCTTGCCAGGTCTTGGCGTCTACGCCGCCTGGGCCCAACTGGATGGAGATGGCGATCAGCTGCCAGCCGTGATGAACCTCGGGCCCCAACCCACAATCGATCCCACATCTCCCTCAGCCGTGGAGGTGCACCTGCTGGATCAGAGCCTGGAGCTGGAGGGCCGGCAACTGGGTGTCGAGCCGGTGCAGCGCTTGCGCGGCCAGACCAAATTCAGTGGCCTCGAGGAGCTCAGCAGCCAGATTGGCCGCGACGCAGCCCAGGCCCGGGAGATTCTTCAGACCGGCTCTCAGGCGACGGTCGGATAG
- a CDS encoding DUF3611 family protein: MPDRLDFQKLSFGVRRMGWIRFWIQVVLGIVVVGVLLFNNIGGSLARNSERAVGLGPGLSLTSLAFLVLLFSLWQGWLIVRTGRAIDSAARPSRGEVARLIKRGLLADLLGLTFATIGYQALAGSLFVQASMQTPGIAIGGRGMADNLAITSLEMLSVLSNTQVLFAHLMGVLFSLWLLQRVYRTS; this comes from the coding sequence ATGCCAGACCGCCTCGATTTCCAGAAGTTGTCGTTCGGCGTGCGTCGGATGGGATGGATCCGGTTCTGGATCCAGGTTGTTCTCGGAATTGTTGTAGTAGGCGTTCTGCTGTTCAACAACATCGGCGGCAGCCTGGCCCGCAATTCCGAACGTGCTGTGGGCCTGGGGCCTGGCCTTTCGCTCACGTCCCTGGCCTTCCTCGTGTTGCTGTTCAGCCTCTGGCAGGGCTGGCTGATCGTCCGTACCGGACGGGCCATCGACAGCGCGGCTCGTCCCAGTCGGGGCGAGGTGGCGCGGCTGATCAAACGGGGGCTGTTGGCGGATCTCCTGGGCCTCACCTTCGCCACCATTGGCTATCAGGCCCTCGCCGGCAGCCTGTTCGTGCAGGCCTCGATGCAGACTCCCGGCATTGCCATCGGCGGCCGCGGCATGGCCGACAACCTGGCGATCACCTCCCTGGAAATGCTGTCGGTGCTCAGCAACACCCAGGTGCTGTTCGCTCACCTGATGGGGGTGTTGTTCTCCCTCTGGTTGCTGCAGCGGGTTTACCGCACCAGTTGA
- the surE gene encoding 5'/3'-nucleotidase SurE: MAPLRILISNDDGVFADGIRTLAAAAAARGHQVTVVCPDQERSATGHGLTLQTPIRAERADELFAPGVTAWACSGTPADCMKLALFELVKEKPNLVLSGINHGPNLGTDVFCSGTVAAAMEGTLEGIRSLAVSSACFQWRQFQAAADLALEVSEQAIADQWPDNLLLNLNIPPCAREEMGALRWTRLSIRRYDEQFSRREDPRGRAYYWLAGEAVQDLESAGEGPRDWPSDVAQIHANSPSLTPIQPDLFWRGPLSGLPQLKLKDQLVR; encoded by the coding sequence ATGGCCCCGCTGCGGATCCTGATCAGCAATGACGACGGGGTCTTCGCCGACGGCATCCGAACCCTGGCCGCTGCAGCGGCAGCCCGAGGCCATCAGGTGACGGTGGTCTGCCCGGATCAGGAACGGTCTGCCACAGGCCATGGCCTCACCCTGCAGACCCCCATCCGCGCCGAGCGGGCCGATGAACTGTTCGCCCCAGGGGTCACCGCCTGGGCCTGCAGTGGCACCCCCGCCGATTGCATGAAGCTGGCCCTGTTCGAACTGGTGAAAGAAAAGCCAAACCTAGTGCTCTCCGGCATCAATCACGGACCCAACCTGGGAACCGATGTGTTCTGCTCCGGCACCGTTGCTGCAGCGATGGAAGGCACCCTTGAGGGCATTCGCTCCCTAGCAGTAAGCAGCGCCTGCTTCCAGTGGCGGCAGTTCCAGGCGGCCGCCGATCTTGCCCTGGAGGTGAGTGAACAGGCCATCGCAGATCAGTGGCCCGACAACCTGCTGCTCAACCTCAACATCCCCCCCTGTGCCCGGGAGGAGATGGGTGCACTGCGCTGGACCCGTCTCTCGATCCGGCGCTACGACGAGCAATTCAGCCGTCGGGAAGACCCCCGTGGCCGCGCCTATTACTGGCTGGCCGGAGAAGCCGTGCAGGATCTGGAATCAGCCGGAGAAGGCCCCCGGGATTGGCCCAGTGATGTGGCCCAGATCCATGCCAATTCCCCCTCACTCACGCCGATCCAGCCCGACCTGTTCTGGCGGGGCCCCCTCAGCGGACTACCGCAGCTCAAGCTCAAGGATCAACTGGTGCGGTAA
- the pheS gene encoding phenylalanine--tRNA ligase subunit alpha gives MSAPVTLQQLTDQLDALEQQAAAEIAEAADAAALEQLRVGLLGKKGRISGVLGAMGKLPGEERPLVGQRANVLKTQVQSLLGERLQAVKQAAMAERIARESLDVTAPASGVPMGHRHPLITTTEEIVDLFLGLGYSVAEGPEVERDHYNFTALNIPEDHPARDMQDTFYLGGDLLMRTHTSPVQIRHLEENPPPVRIVAPGRVYRRDAVDATHSPVFHQVEVLAIDEGLDFSHLRGTVMAFVKAFFGDLPVRFRASYFPFTEPSAEVDVQWRGRWLEVMGCGMVDPAVLEGLGLDPERYSGFAAGLGVERFCMVRHGIDDIRRLYTSDLRFLEQF, from the coding sequence GTGAGCGCACCGGTCACCCTGCAGCAGCTCACCGATCAACTCGATGCCCTCGAGCAGCAGGCCGCGGCGGAGATCGCCGAGGCGGCCGATGCCGCTGCGCTGGAGCAACTGCGGGTTGGGCTGCTGGGCAAGAAGGGCCGCATCTCCGGTGTGCTCGGGGCGATGGGCAAGTTGCCCGGTGAGGAGCGTCCACTGGTGGGTCAGCGCGCCAACGTGCTGAAAACGCAGGTGCAGTCACTTTTGGGAGAGCGGCTGCAGGCCGTGAAGCAGGCGGCCATGGCGGAGCGCATCGCAAGGGAAAGCCTCGATGTCACCGCTCCCGCTTCCGGGGTGCCGATGGGGCATCGCCATCCCCTGATCACCACCACCGAAGAGATCGTTGATCTGTTCCTGGGCCTCGGTTACAGCGTGGCCGAAGGGCCTGAGGTGGAGCGGGACCATTACAACTTCACCGCCCTGAACATCCCCGAGGACCATCCGGCTCGGGACATGCAGGACACCTTTTATCTCGGAGGTGACCTGTTGATGCGGACCCACACCTCCCCGGTGCAGATCCGTCACCTCGAAGAGAACCCTCCGCCGGTGCGGATCGTGGCTCCCGGACGGGTGTATCGCCGTGATGCGGTTGATGCCACCCACTCGCCGGTGTTCCACCAGGTGGAGGTGTTGGCCATTGATGAAGGGCTCGATTTCAGCCACCTGCGTGGCACGGTGATGGCTTTCGTCAAGGCCTTCTTCGGCGACCTACCGGTGCGCTTCCGGGCCAGCTACTTCCCTTTCACCGAACCCTCCGCCGAGGTGGATGTGCAGTGGCGCGGCCGCTGGCTTGAGGTGATGGGCTGCGGCATGGTCGATCCCGCAGTGCTGGAAGGACTGGGCCTCGATCCCGAGCGCTACAGCGGTTTCGCCGCGGGCCTGGGGGTAGAGCGTTTCTGCATGGTGCGCCATGGCATTGACGACATCCGACGGCTGTACACCAGCGATCTGCGCTTCCTGGAACAGTTCTGA
- a CDS encoding ferric reductase-like transmembrane domain-containing protein → MARLGWRLTALVALAIVAGLALHFGVSGWTSTSVAADIDATGRSSLVLFSMAFVASSVQRLWPSSVSQWMLQNRRWIGLSFASSHGIHLALILAMSLDFPDPFLSEQPAGKWLVGGVAYLLIALMALTSTNAAQRWMGMKHWKRLHVIGSYWIWAEFALTYVSHVKKGPADFYAPFLLFTLVLLVIRLVGHIKPKSPLSPVSG, encoded by the coding sequence ATGGCCCGTCTTGGCTGGCGACTGACGGCCTTGGTGGCGCTCGCGATTGTGGCGGGTCTTGCGCTGCATTTCGGCGTGTCTGGATGGACGTCGACGTCAGTCGCGGCAGACATCGATGCCACGGGCCGTAGCTCCCTGGTTCTCTTTTCGATGGCCTTTGTGGCTTCGAGTGTGCAACGCCTCTGGCCGTCATCCGTGAGCCAGTGGATGCTGCAAAACAGGCGCTGGATCGGGCTGAGTTTTGCGTCGTCCCATGGGATTCATTTGGCCTTGATCCTTGCGATGTCTCTGGATTTCCCTGACCCATTTCTGAGTGAGCAGCCCGCAGGGAAGTGGCTGGTTGGCGGTGTGGCGTATCTGTTGATTGCCTTGATGGCCCTCACGTCGACGAATGCGGCCCAACGATGGATGGGCATGAAGCATTGGAAGCGACTGCATGTAATTGGCTCCTATTGGATTTGGGCAGAATTCGCTCTCACCTATGTGAGCCATGTGAAGAAAGGACCAGCTGATTTCTACGCACCATTTCTTCTCTTCACCCTGGTTCTCCTGGTGATCCGCTTGGTTGGCCACATCAAACCCAAAAGCCCGTTAAGCCCCGTTAGCGGATAA